A single Salvelinus sp. IW2-2015 unplaced genomic scaffold, ASM291031v2 Un_scaffold4311, whole genome shotgun sequence DNA region contains:
- the LOC139026286 gene encoding uncharacterized protein isoform X1, which yields MAGRSLGGGGATELSCDRYGKAGAWEREGPQSSPLTDTAGQVPGRGRGHSTCVALAVVHYSTPVALLRLSLPPSLSPSLFLPGWTESTGGEEEGFLVDMDPNKEANNGSEKEKEKEKVIKRRTRPNFLRYMHLERRKTDTIVVANDDXAADIKGDINLGTLVRRSQSDKTEYSAKLKGNWIP from the exons ATGGCAGGCAGGAGCCtgggagggggaggggccacAGAGCTCTCCTGTGACAGGTACGGCAAGGCAGGagcctgggagagggaggggccACAGAGCTCTCCTCTGACAG ATACGGCAGGGCAGGTgcctgggagagggaggggccACAGTACCTGTGTGGCGTTggcagtagtgcactacagtacacCTGTTGCACTTCTCAggctctctcttcctccgtccctctctccctctctctttctccctggctGGACAGAGAGCAcggggggagaagaagagggctTCTTGGTCGACATGGATCCCAACAAGGAGGCCAACAACGGcagtgagaaagagaaggaaaaagagaaagTGATCAAGAGGAGAACCAGGCCTAACTTCCTGCGCTACATGCActtggagaggaggaagacggaCACCATCGTGGTGGCCAACGATGACKCCGCCGCCGACATTAAAGGTGACATCAACCTTGGGACCCTGGTGCGGAGGAGTCAGTCGGACAAAACGGAGTACAGTGCCAAACTTAAAGGTAATTGGATCCCCTGA
- the LOC139026286 gene encoding rho guanine nucleotide exchange factor 38-like isoform X2, whose protein sequence is MDPNKEANNGSEKEKEKEKVIKRRTRPNFLRYMHLERRKTDTIVVANDDXAADIKGDINLGTLVRRSQSDKTEYSAKLKGNWIP, encoded by the coding sequence ATGGATCCCAACAAGGAGGCCAACAACGGcagtgagaaagagaaggaaaaagagaaagTGATCAAGAGGAGAACCAGGCCTAACTTCCTGCGCTACATGCActtggagaggaggaagacggaCACCATCGTGGTGGCCAACGATGACKCCGCCGCCGACATTAAAGGTGACATCAACCTTGGGACCCTGGTGCGGAGGAGTCAGTCGGACAAAACGGAGTACAGTGCCAAACTTAAAGGTAATTGGATCCCCTGA